GTCGTTGAGCGCCTTCGCGGCCTTGCCGCCGACCGTGACGTTCGCGAGGGTTTCCTCGACAGCGGCGGCCTCGTCGTAGTGGGTCATCACCGACTCCATGTCGCCTTTCAACAGTTTGAACGCGACCTCGTCCTCGGTCATCTCCATCGAGTTGTGGTAGGTGCAGTCGGGCTCGACGAGGACGTAGACCTTGCCTTTGTCGTGGTAGTCGGGCCGGCCCGCGCGGCCGAGCATCTGGTGGAACTCCTGGACCGAGAGCCACTCGATGCCCATCGCCAGCGAGTCGAAGACGACCTGCGAGGCCGGGAAGTCGACGCCGGCCGCGAGCGCGGCGGTGGTCACGACCGCCGAGAGTTCCTGGTCGCCGAACTGCCGTTCGACCGTCTTCCGGCGCTTGTAGTCGAGGCCGGCGTGATAGGGGGCGGCGGAGTAGTCCAGTTTCCGGCTGATCTCGTGACAGCGCCGCCGGGAGTTGGTGAAGATGATCGTCTGGCCGCGATACCCCTTCGAGGACTCGGTGTCGAACTCGCGTTTGACGAGCTTGTTCGCGACCCGAACCTTCTCCTGGCCGTCCGCGAAGGTGACGTGGCGCTCGATCGGCACTGGCCGCTCCTCGAACTCGATGAGTTTCGACTCGAGGGCCTGCGCGAGTTGCTCGGGGTTCCCGACGGTCGCCGAGAGGTAGACCCACTGCGCGCCCGAGTAGTCGTCCCGTCGCTTCGCGCGCTGCTCGCAGGTGTACTTGAGCCGCGAGATGAGGCCGTCGAGCCGGTGGCCCCGCTCTTCTTCCTTGAGGGTGTGGACCTCGTCGATGACGACGGTCCCGATATCGCCCATGTCCTTGCCCGTCCGCAGGGCGTGGTCGATCCCCTCGTAGGTGCCGACGATGACGTCGGCGTTGGGATCGAACTGGTTGCCGTTGTCGGTGATCCGGCTCGCGCCGACGCGGATAGAGACGTCGACCAGGTGGCCGTACTCCTCCTGAAAGTCCTCGTACTTCTGGTTGGCCAGGGCCACGAGGGGGACGAGAAAGAGCATCTTCCCCTTGCCGTTTAAGACGCGGTTGATGCCGGTCATCTCGCCGACCAGGGTCTTTCCGGTCGCCGTCGCCGAGACGACCATCTGGTCGTCGCCCTCGAAGAGGCCGTTCTCGACCGAGAGGCTCTGGACCGGCAGCAGCGTCTCGAAGCGGTCTTCCAGCAGGTTCTGCAGGCCGGGGTGGAGGTTCAGCGAGTCGGTCCGAACGAGGTCGACCTCATCGGTCGTCGCCGAGATCGTATCGAACTTCGTCAGATCGGGGTCGAGTCGCCCCTTGAGCAGGTTGACGATCCGCTCTAAGTCCTGGACCTCGAGCATGAGGTCCTCGAGACGTTCCTTCGCGGCCCCGGTGACTTCGCCGCCGCCGGCGAAGGAGAGCTGGCGCTCGAGTTCCTGACGAGCGCAGTCCTGGCAGATCCAATCGTTGTCGTCCTTGACCGCGGTCTCCGTCGTGATCGGCGAGTACCGGCCCGCGGAGGCGCAGTAGCGGCAGGTCCGGACGGTCTTGGTCTTGTCGTCGAGCTGGTAGCCGCCCAGCATCTCGGTGAGTTCGCGACGCCCCGCCGACGAGGTCTGTTCGGAAATGCGGATCCGCTTCGCGCGACGGGCGAGTTCGACGAATTCGTCGGGCTGGCGGGGCTCCTCGCTCGAGCCTTGCTTGAGCCGGAACTTCGCGGGCCGGGGCCCGGCCGAGGTTTCCGAGAGCCCGAGCTTTGCCCGGAACAGCCGCTGTCCGTCACGTTCGACGGCGATGAGGTAATCGTCACCTGTCTCGTGACAAAAGATCGTCTCGACCTCCTGGACCTGCTTCGACACGGACGCGTCTAGGGCACAGCGGTATTTCAGCGGTTCGGACTGGGTCGATCGCTGCGAACCCGAACCGTCGAATCCGACTCCGACCGCGGTCCGTTGACCGAGACCAGGCGACTCGAGAGCCGAAACGCGGCGCCGATTGCATATCGAACTGGAGAGATCTATAGCACTACATAACACTCTTAGAGACTTACATGTAGCACGGGTCGAATCCCCAAGGCGATGCACTTGGATCCGTGGGAGAGGGTACCAGCGATTCGTCGCAGCTACGCGCTTCGGTTCGTCGCCGCGCTCGCGATCGTCCTCCTCGTGGTGGGGCTGTTCGGCGGGAGCATCTACGCGCAGACCGGCGACCAATTACAGGACGACGTCGAGTCGCAACTCGTCACCGACGCTCAGAAGGACGCAAACCGGCTCGACATCTGGTTCCGGTCCACCGAGCGGTATCTGGGGTCGCTCCCTCGATCGGTCGCGTTTCGCAACGACGATCGGGTCGCGATCGCCGACTCCTTACACCGCGTGACCGACCGGACCGCGTTCGAGGGGGCCTATTACGTCGATACGGAGACGGGAGACGTCGACGCCAACGCCGGCGCGACCGCGGTCATCGACGACGGCCGGATGAACGACGCCGTCGACGAACGGTTCGCGACCGCCCTGGAAGACGATTCGCAGGTCGTCTTCTCCGAGCCGTTCGAGACCGACGACGGCCGGCCCGCGATGCTCGCCGTCAGCGGCGTGCCAGGCGAGTCCGATCACGCCGTCGTCGGACTCGTCGATCTCGCGTCGCTGTCCCGGTACATGATCGGGGCCGACGAGACCCACGACGTGCGCGTCGTCGACGAGAGCGGGACGGTCGTCCTCGCCGAGGATCAGTCGCTGCTGTTACAACGCGACGTCCTCGACTCCGGGGCCGTCGCCGACGGCACCGGCACCGCGTCGATCGCTCCCGACGAGACGAACGGTGGCGACGACGAGACCGTCGTCGGCTACGCGGCCCTCTCACACGAGGGGTGGACGCTAACGACCCGCGTCCCCGCGTCGCAGGCCTACTCGCTCCAGACGAGCATCTCGACCCAGCTCCTCGCGATGCTCGCCGTCGTCTTCGCCAGCCTGGTCGTCCTCGGCGCGACCATCGGGCGGACCACCGCCGGCTCGCTGCGCGAACTCTCCGAGCGGGCGGCGGCCATCGAGAACGGGGACCTCGACGAGCCGCTGGAGTCCGATCGGTCGGACGAGCTCGGCGACCTCTACCGATCGATCGATCGGATGCGACGGTCGCTGCGCGATCGCCTCGAAGAGACCGAGGCCGCCCGAGCCGAGGCCGAGCGCGCCCGCGCCGAGTCGGAGGCGTTCTCCGAGCGCCTCGAGCGGACGGCCGACGAGTACGGCGAGACGATGCGGGCCTGCGCCGACGGCGACCTCACGCAACGGCTCGACCCGGACGGCGAGAGCGAGGCCATGGCGACCGTCGCCGCGGAGTTCAACGCGATGATGGACGATATCGAGGCGACCGTCGCCGCGACGCGAACCTTCGCCGACGCGGTCGACCGGGCCGCTACGTCGACGGCCGACGGGGTCGTCGAGGTCCGGACGGCCTCCGATCAGGTGACGACCTCCGTCCAACAGATCGCCGACGGGGCCGAGCGCCAGAGCGACCAGCTCGCGGCGATCACCGGCGAGATCGACGACCTGTCGACGACGACCGAGGAGATCGCCGCGAGCGCGTCGCAGGTCGCCACCCTCGCGGAGCGGACCGCCGAGACCAGCGCGGCTGCCCGCGAGTCGGCGCAGCAGGCGATCACCGGCATGAACGCGATCGAAGAGGAGGCCACCGCCGCCGTCGCGGAAGTCGACCGGCTCGAGGCGGAGATCGAAGCGATCGACGACTTACTCGAGTTCATCGGCCAGGTGACCACCGAGACGAACATGCTCGCGCTCAACGCGAGCATCGAGGCCGCGCGCTCGGACTCCGACGACGCGGAGTTCTCCGCCGTCGCCGACCAGGTCAAGTCCCTCGCCGCGGACACCAAAGAGGCCGCGACGGACGTCGAAGACCGGCTCGAACGGGTCGGCCGGCAGACCGACCGGGTCGCGACGGTCGTTCGCGAGACGGACGAGCGGATCGCGACCCACCGTAGCGCGGTCGAGGCGTCGGTCTCGTCGCTCGAGGAGATCTCCGAATTCGCCGCCGAGACGAACGACGGCGTCCAGGAGATCTCGGCGGCGACCCAACAGCAGGCCGGCGCGACCCAGGAAGTCGCGACGATGACCGACGACGTGACGGCGATCAGCGAGGAGACCAGCGCCGAGGCCGAGACCGTCGCGGCGGCCGCGGAGGAACAGACCTCGTCGCTGGTCGAAGTCTCCCGGTCGGCCACGTCGCTGTCGGACCAGGCGAAGGAACTCGCCGACGCGCTCGCCGCGTTCGAGGTGTCGGCCGATCCGGACGGGGACGATCCGGGCGCGGCACTTTCGGCGATAGAGACGGAGACCGGAACGAACGGGGAGACGGACGCTGCGCCGGCCGCTGAGGGTGAGGACGAGGGCGATACCGTGAGGACCGGTACGGACGGGACGACGGCCGGGCGAAAGTTCGACTGGCAGGAGCCACAGTGATTGTCGGGTGCGAGCGGCGGGAGAATCGGAGAGAGAACGGAGCGATTCCGCGATCGATCAGAAGTCGCCGGTGACGATATCGCTGACTTTCTGCCGGTCGAAGAGTTCGTCGTCGACGTCGTAGACCTGACGGGCCGCGCGCTCGGTCATGATCAGGTTGATGATCGGCCCCTGGTGGAGCGGGCCGCCGCGGTAGACGTCGCCGTTCTTGACGGCCTTCAGTTCGCTCGCGACGTTGTGGTCTTCCATCTCCGCGACGACCTGCTCCTGGAACTCGTCGGCGGTCAGCTGTTCGTTGCCGCGGAACAGGATGATTTCGGGGTCGATCTCGAGGACGTTTTCGTAGTCGATCCGACCGCGCGAGTCGTGGAAGTCCGAGACGTTCGCTTCCGCGAGCGCGTCGCGGACGCCGAGGTCGCGCCACTGTTTGAAACTCGTCCCCTCGTCGATCGTGTACGGGAGGAACTCGCCCTCACCCATGGGCCACAGGATCGCGACCTCGGGTCGGTCGTCCTCCGGCGGGACGATCTCGTCGACCCGCGACTGGAACTCGTCGTGGAGAGCGGAAAACGCCTCGTAGCGCTCTTCTTCCTGAAACACTTCGGCGAGCTTTCCGAACGCCTCGTACAGCGTGAGGTACTCGTAGTCGTCGTGCCAGGCGTAGTCCCGGGAGAAGATGGTGTTTCCGAAGATCGGGCCGATCTGTTCGATGTCCTCGACGTCGCTCTCGTCGATGCTGTCGTACCGATTCGTCATGAAGTTGGGGTCCATGACGTGGAGGTCGGCGTCGATATCGTAGAATTTCTCGACGTCGACGCCGTCCTCGTAGAGATCGACCATCCCCTCTTTGCTGACGCTGACGTCGGGAATCTCGTCGTAGTACTGGGTGTGGAACCGCGAGGTCAACCAGAGGGCCCCCGGCGGCTCCTGACCGAGCGCGATCCCCATGTCGGCCCAAGTCCCGTTGCCGGTTGCCCACGTCTCGGGCACCCCGGGGAAACCGACCTCGCCGACCGGCGGCATCGAGACCGTGTATTCGATCTCGTCGCCCGACGATCCGAGCGAATCGAGGCAGCCGGCCATCGCGCCCACGCCGGCGATCGCCCCGCTCGTTCGCAGTACGTTGCGTCGCGTCCAGGTCCGTTCGTCGGTCATCATGTTTTAGGCTCACCTAAAACGATAAAAGTATTCCGGAGCCGGATCGTTTCGCACCGTGCAGCCCCGTCACGCGCCGCTAAACGATCCCGCGATTTCGCGTCAGCGGTCCGGGAGCGCGCGTTTGGGCAGAACTTGGAGTTCGGGCTCGTACCGGACGGTGGCTTCGACGCCGAAGACGTCAGCTAGCAGCTGTTCGGTCACCACGTCTGCCGGCGGGCCCCAGTCGTAGAGTTCGCCGTCGTGCATGGCGACCAGGTAGTCCGCAAAGCGGGCCGCCTGCGAGATGTCGTGGAGGATGACGGCCACGGTGACGCCTTTCTCCTCGTTGAGCTGGCGGATCGTCTCGAGGACGCGGAACTGGTGGTGGACGTCGAGGAACGTCGTCGGCTCGTCGAGCAACAGGACGTCGGTGTCCTGAGCCAACACCATGGCGATCCAGGCCAGCTGCTTCTGCCCGCCGCTTAGCTGTCCGAGTTCGGCGTCGCGGATGTGGTCGATCCCGGCCAGGTCGAGCGCGCGCTCGACGGCGCGGTGGTCCGCCTCGCTGACGCCGTCGAAGAAGCCCCGGTGGGGATACCGGCCGTGGTAGACCAGATCCTCGACGGTGATCGAGCCCAGCGAGTCGTTCTCCTGGGAGAGGACGCCCAGTTCGCGGGCCAGTTCCTTCCGGTCGAAGGAGTCGAGGTCCTCGCCGTGGATCGTGACCGAACCCGCGTCCGGTTCGAGGTGGTTCGAGAGCGCCTTCAGGAGCGTACTCTTCCCGCTGCCGTTCGGGCCGACGAGCGCGGTCACCGCGTTCTCCGGGATGTCCAGACGCGCACACTCGACGATCGTCTCCTCGCTCGTCGGGTAACTCAACTCGAGGTCGTCGCCGACGAGCGCGCTCTCGACCGCGACGCCGTTGCTGTCGGTGATCCGTTCCTGGGTCGTTTGGGTCTCCGTTTGTTGTGCCATTATAGCTCACCCATGGACTGCTGGTTGCGCATCAGATAGAGGAAGTACGGACCGCCGATCAAGCCGGTCACGACGCCGACCGGGACCTGCGTGCCGGACAGCGCGAGCCGCGCGCCGACGTCGGCGGAGACCATCAGCGCCGGTCCCGCAAAGAGACAGCCGATCATCAGCTGCCGGTAGTCGCCGCCCACCGTGTTCCGTACGATGTGGGGGACGACGAGCCCGAAGAAGCTCACGACACCGGCGACTGCGATCGCGACGCTGGCCGCGAGAATCGCGACCGCGGAGAGGAAAAAGCGGACCCGCTCGACGCGCATGCCCAGCGAGCGAGCGGTGCTCTCGCCCAGCAGGAGGACGTTCAACTGCCGCGAGCCCGCGAGCGCGATCGCGATTGCGACGATCGCCGGCAGGATCGCGATCCGGACCTCGTCCCACCCGGTTCCCGTCAGCGATCCGGTGAGCCAGGCGATCGCCGTCTGCACCACGCCGAGGTCGTCCGCGAAGAAGAACAGCCCCTGCTGGAGCGACTGGAAGACCATGTTGACGATGACGCCCGCGAGCACCAGGCGGACGGGGCTGGTCCCGCCCTTCCAGGCGATGCCGTAGACGACCAGGAAGGCGACGGTGCCGCCGAGGGCGGCGACCAACGGGAGGAACGGCGCGAGGCCGCTGAAGACGACCAGCGTCGCCAGGACGGCGAAGCCGGCCCCCGAGCTGACACCCAGCACGAAGGGGCTGGCCAGTTCGTTTCGCGTCACGGCCTGAAAGATCGCGCCGGAGACCGCCAGCGTCGCGCCGGCGATGATGCCGACGAACACGCGCGGGAGTCGAAGGTTCCAGACGACGATACTGGCGGTGTCCATGTCCGGGAGTTCGGTCCCGAACAGGAACGCCGTCCACGCGTTGAGGTTGAAGATCACCATCGGGTCGAACACCGCCCGCCAGGCCTCGGCGACCGTCATCGAGTACTCGCCGAACGTCACCTGCACGAGCCCGGCGACGACGGTGACGACCGTACTCGCCAGGCAAAAGAGCACGAGCGTTCCGGTGACCCATCCCCCCCGCTCCCGAGCGGACGCGTGCCCGCCGACCGACTTCGCTTCTGCCATCCCTATTTAGGTGTGCCTAAAAGATGTTTAGTAGTTGCGGTTACGAGACCGTTTGACAACTGATAGTCATGATCGCGGTCGATCGACGGACCGTCTCGCGTTAAACTGGGCTAAATCGCCGGCTTGTGCCGAAATTCTGGTCACTCCAGGAGTTCGATTTCGTCGTTCCCGTTCGGGACGGCACAGAGGAACGCGCCGGGTTCGTCGCCCTCGTTGCGGTACCAGTGGACCGTCCCGGCGGGGATCAACAGCGAGTCGCCAGGCTCGACCGCGTACTCCTCGTCACCGATACCGACCGTGTACTCGCCGTCGAGGACGTACTGTTCGTGTTCGACGTCGTTGGTGTGTTTCGGTACCTCTGCGCCGGGTTCGAGGACGAACCGGCGGATCGCGAAGTGGGGCGCGCCGTGGTCGTCGCTGACGAGGACGCCCTTCTCGAGGCCGTCGGCCGCGTCGACGGACTCGTACTCGATCTCGTCGCTGCGCCGGACCAGTGGCTCGGTCATACGCCGACTCGGTGCCGGATCCACAAAACCGTCGGGGATGGTCGAGTCGGATAGTGAGTTGCGAGGAGCGTCACACCATCGGAATCGGATTGACGTGCTACCCGCTCTGCGACGACAGAGTCAGGGCAGCGTCAGCGACGGTCGCGTCGCTATCCGGTGTAAAATACTGCAGTCAAGTGCCGATACCGTAACGAATTCGCCTTACAGGCGCTCGACGTTGGTCGCGCGCGGGCCCTTGGGGGCCTGCTCGATGTCGAACTCGAGTTCCTGACCCTCTTCGAGGTCAGGGCCGCCGATGTCTTCCATGTGGAAGAAGACGTCCTCGTCCGCGTCCTCAGTCTCGATGAATCCGTAGCCGCCAGTGTCGTTGAAGAAATCAACGGTTCCTTTCGCCATTGCTTCTAAAGAGAGCGGCCCGGGAGTGATAAACCCTACGACTCGGCCCACGGCTGCAACTGCGGGGAGAGAAGGGCCAAGAGGGCCTCTCTCCGCCACTGCAGGAGTTATCGACGCCAGAGGCGGTCCCCATCCTCCAGACGGCTGACCGTGATCGAAATCAGGTTGATGACGGCTAAGGCCGCCAGGCCGGCGGCGGAGATCGCGGTGATGACGGTCCGACGTCCGTCGTCTCGCCGCGGTCGCGGCTGCCGAAGTTCCTTATAGCCGCCGCGGAAAAACGGACGGTATGACGGATTACGAACTCGACGCGGTCGATCGGGAGATCCTCTACGCGTTACAGGAGGAGGCTCGGAACCTTTCGTCCAGCGAGATCGCCGAGCGGACCGAGGCGTCGTCGAGTACGGTCCGCAAACGAATCCAGCGGCTGGAATCGGAGGGCGTGATCAAGGGGTACAGCGCGAACATCGATTACACGAAGTCCGGCTATCCGATCCGGATGCTCCTCTTCTGTACGGCTCCGATCCCGGAACGGGGCGACTACATCGACGACATACTGGACATCCCCGGCGTCGTCTCGGTACAGGAGTTGGTCACGGGCGAGCAGAACCTGCTCGTGACGGCCGTCGTCAAGACCGACCGGGATATTACACCGATCGCACAGGAGATTTCGGATATGGGACTGACGATCACTGACGAGGTGCTCGTACGGAGTCACCAGTCGACGTCGTTCGACGAGTTCTCCTCGCGGTAACGCGGCGAATCGCCGTCCCTCCGTCTCGTCCGAACCCCCCGCTCTCGCTTCTCCGCGCGTCGCGCTCTCGGATACCGCGAGCGGCGACGTCCGGTCGTCTCGACCATCCTGACTCTCGGTACCAAGACACATATCTATCACGATCGTCTACTATAGAGCGGTCGCCGAACGATTTGTTCGAACCCGAGGATATAATAACCGGTCTGTTCGTATATGGAGTGAAGACGACCAGGCGTGCAAGTGTTGCCGGAATCGACTCGCCGCGACGCGACCGCGATCACGCGCTGGTCCGAGCGTGAACTCGAAGCATGACCGACGAAAGGGCACCCGCATCCGACGACGACGTCGCACCGCTTCCCGAACCGACGCCGCCGATCTCGCTCGTCCCCCGAGCGTCGACCTGGGCGGTCTGGGCGCTTTTCCTCTGCAGCGTCGGCATCCTCGTGGTCGCGGCCCGAAGCGGGGCCGGCTGGGAGATTCCGGGCTACCTGCGCGTCGACGGGCTGACCGCGGTCATGTGGGTCGTGGTCACCTTCTTCAGCGGTATCGTCCACAGCTACTCCCGACGCTACCTGGCGGGCGACCGTCACGTCGACCGGTTCTACGCCCGCATCTTCGCGTTCACGCTCGTCGTTATGACGCTGACCGCGGCCGACCACGTCGCGCTGTTCGCGGCCGCCTGGCTGGCGATGGGCCTGGCGATGGCGTCGCTGATCGGGCACGTTCGCGAGTGGGCGCAAGCGCGGGCCGCCGCCGCGCTCGCCCGTCGGTACTTCCTCGCCAGCAGCGCGGTGCTGACCGCCGCGCTGGCCGTCCTGGTCTGGTCGACGGGAGCGACGAGCATCACCGGGATCTTCGAGAACCTCGAGCGGGTCTCGCGGACGGCCGGCCTCGTCGCCGCCGGCGGCATCGTCCTCGCCGCGATCGTCCAGTCGGCCCTGTTCCCGTTCCACGGGTGGCTGCTGTCGTCGATGACGGCACCGACGCCGGCCTCCGCCCTGATGCACGCCGGGTTCGTCAACGCGGGCGGGGTCCTGCTCACCAGGTTCGCGCCGGTGGTCGCCGACGAACTCGTCGTCATGTCGGCGCTCGTCCTCGTCGGCGCGGGCAGCGCCGTGCTCGGTCAGGCGATGA
This window of the Natrinema salifodinae genome carries:
- a CDS encoding DEAD/DEAH box helicase; the protein is MSKQVQEVETIFCHETGDDYLIAVERDGQRLFRAKLGLSETSAGPRPAKFRLKQGSSEEPRQPDEFVELARRAKRIRISEQTSSAGRRELTEMLGGYQLDDKTKTVRTCRYCASAGRYSPITTETAVKDDNDWICQDCARQELERQLSFAGGGEVTGAAKERLEDLMLEVQDLERIVNLLKGRLDPDLTKFDTISATTDEVDLVRTDSLNLHPGLQNLLEDRFETLLPVQSLSVENGLFEGDDQMVVSATATGKTLVGEMTGINRVLNGKGKMLFLVPLVALANQKYEDFQEEYGHLVDVSIRVGASRITDNGNQFDPNADVIVGTYEGIDHALRTGKDMGDIGTVVIDEVHTLKEEERGHRLDGLISRLKYTCEQRAKRRDDYSGAQWVYLSATVGNPEQLAQALESKLIEFEERPVPIERHVTFADGQEKVRVANKLVKREFDTESSKGYRGQTIIFTNSRRRCHEISRKLDYSAAPYHAGLDYKRRKTVERQFGDQELSAVVTTAALAAGVDFPASQVVFDSLAMGIEWLSVQEFHQMLGRAGRPDYHDKGKVYVLVEPDCTYHNSMEMTEDEVAFKLLKGDMESVMTHYDEAAAVEETLANVTVGGKAAKALNDRMLGEVPTKHAIGKLLQYEFIDGFEPTPLGQVVTQHFLKPGEAFTLVDGIRKDAHPYELIADLELRDADL
- a CDS encoding cold-shock protein, whose product is MAKGTVDFFNDTGGYGFIETEDADEDVFFHMEDIGGPDLEEGQELEFDIEQAPKGPRATNVERL
- a CDS encoding Lrp/AsnC family transcriptional regulator, which produces MTDYELDAVDREILYALQEEARNLSSSEIAERTEASSSTVRKRIQRLESEGVIKGYSANIDYTKSGYPIRMLLFCTAPIPERGDYIDDILDIPGVVSVQELVTGEQNLLVTAVVKTDRDITPIAQEISDMGLTITDEVLVRSHQSTSFDEFSSR
- a CDS encoding ABC transporter ATP-binding protein — its product is MAQQTETQTTQERITDSNGVAVESALVGDDLELSYPTSEETIVECARLDIPENAVTALVGPNGSGKSTLLKALSNHLEPDAGSVTIHGEDLDSFDRKELARELGVLSQENDSLGSITVEDLVYHGRYPHRGFFDGVSEADHRAVERALDLAGIDHIRDAELGQLSGGQKQLAWIAMVLAQDTDVLLLDEPTTFLDVHHQFRVLETIRQLNEEKGVTVAVILHDISQAARFADYLVAMHDGELYDWGPPADVVTEQLLADVFGVEATVRYEPELQVLPKRALPDR
- a CDS encoding ABC transporter substrate-binding protein codes for the protein MTDERTWTRRNVLRTSGAIAGVGAMAGCLDSLGSSGDEIEYTVSMPPVGEVGFPGVPETWATGNGTWADMGIALGQEPPGALWLTSRFHTQYYDEIPDVSVSKEGMVDLYEDGVDVEKFYDIDADLHVMDPNFMTNRYDSIDESDVEDIEQIGPIFGNTIFSRDYAWHDDYEYLTLYEAFGKLAEVFQEEERYEAFSALHDEFQSRVDEIVPPEDDRPEVAILWPMGEGEFLPYTIDEGTSFKQWRDLGVRDALAEANVSDFHDSRGRIDYENVLEIDPEIILFRGNEQLTADEFQEQVVAEMEDHNVASELKAVKNGDVYRGGPLHQGPIINLIMTERAARQVYDVDDELFDRQKVSDIVTGDF
- a CDS encoding cupin domain-containing protein; this translates as MTEPLVRRSDEIEYESVDAADGLEKGVLVSDDHGAPHFAIRRFVLEPGAEVPKHTNDVEHEQYVLDGEYTVGIGDEEYAVEPGDSLLIPAGTVHWYRNEGDEPGAFLCAVPNGNDEIELLE
- a CDS encoding methyl-accepting chemotaxis protein, which gives rise to MHLDPWERVPAIRRSYALRFVAALAIVLLVVGLFGGSIYAQTGDQLQDDVESQLVTDAQKDANRLDIWFRSTERYLGSLPRSVAFRNDDRVAIADSLHRVTDRTAFEGAYYVDTETGDVDANAGATAVIDDGRMNDAVDERFATALEDDSQVVFSEPFETDDGRPAMLAVSGVPGESDHAVVGLVDLASLSRYMIGADETHDVRVVDESGTVVLAEDQSLLLQRDVLDSGAVADGTGTASIAPDETNGGDDETVVGYAALSHEGWTLTTRVPASQAYSLQTSISTQLLAMLAVVFASLVVLGATIGRTTAGSLRELSERAAAIENGDLDEPLESDRSDELGDLYRSIDRMRRSLRDRLEETEAARAEAERARAESEAFSERLERTADEYGETMRACADGDLTQRLDPDGESEAMATVAAEFNAMMDDIEATVAATRTFADAVDRAATSTADGVVEVRTASDQVTTSVQQIADGAERQSDQLAAITGEIDDLSTTTEEIAASASQVATLAERTAETSAAARESAQQAITGMNAIEEEATAAVAEVDRLEAEIEAIDDLLEFIGQVTTETNMLALNASIEAARSDSDDAEFSAVADQVKSLAADTKEAATDVEDRLERVGRQTDRVATVVRETDERIATHRSAVEASVSSLEEISEFAAETNDGVQEISAATQQQAGATQEVATMTDDVTAISEETSAEAETVAAAAEEQTSSLVEVSRSATSLSDQAKELADALAAFEVSADPDGDDPGAALSAIETETGTNGETDAAPAAEGEDEGDTVRTGTDGTTAGRKFDWQEPQ
- a CDS encoding FecCD family ABC transporter permease → MAEAKSVGGHASARERGGWVTGTLVLFCLASTVVTVVAGLVQVTFGEYSMTVAEAWRAVFDPMVIFNLNAWTAFLFGTELPDMDTASIVVWNLRLPRVFVGIIAGATLAVSGAIFQAVTRNELASPFVLGVSSGAGFAVLATLVVFSGLAPFLPLVAALGGTVAFLVVYGIAWKGGTSPVRLVLAGVIVNMVFQSLQQGLFFFADDLGVVQTAIAWLTGSLTGTGWDEVRIAILPAIVAIAIALAGSRQLNVLLLGESTARSLGMRVERVRFFLSAVAILAASVAIAVAGVVSFFGLVVPHIVRNTVGGDYRQLMIGCLFAGPALMVSADVGARLALSGTQVPVGVVTGLIGGPYFLYLMRNQQSMGEL
- a CDS encoding proton-conducting transporter transmembrane domain-containing protein codes for the protein MTDERAPASDDDVAPLPEPTPPISLVPRASTWAVWALFLCSVGILVVAARSGAGWEIPGYLRVDGLTAVMWVVVTFFSGIVHSYSRRYLAGDRHVDRFYARIFAFTLVVMTLTAADHVALFAAAWLAMGLAMASLIGHVREWAQARAAAALARRYFLASSAVLTAALAVLVWSTGATSITGIFENLERVSRTAGLVAAGGIVLAAIVQSALFPFHGWLLSSMTAPTPASALMHAGFVNAGGVLLTRFAPVVADELVVMSALVLVGAGSAVLGQAMILVQSNVKRELGCSTMAQMGFMILQCGLGFFAAAIAHLVLHGFYKAYLFLSSGAVVERTAPKDGDHTHLGFSGMAVSLATAVGGGALFGVLTGKATSLALNGGTVLTLVVVLTTLTAARDILRRSTLPTAVRFVSVPLVVLTAIGGYAVAFNAVSTMLSGVPMTHVSTDLTGAHSLVVALFVGAYLVVELGWHRSSERLYVSLLNLSQPDPTTVLTDKEEYDDV